A genome region from Schistocerca americana isolate TAMUIC-IGC-003095 chromosome 1, iqSchAmer2.1, whole genome shotgun sequence includes the following:
- the LOC124598260 gene encoding amelogenin, X isoform-like: protein MVGSIPESPLPPPHSLLPMPVPVLQTVWFVLHQRFLPSGFLYGVPASVITPRVSSPAQPPLHLMPQPSPPLLLGPVRPSSPTVPLTPLAPTADLDKDITVDILSPFCPMASHERGDGTPKCPLTTSAHTHWYLPATCGSSHQCQEMKWI, encoded by the coding sequence ATGGTGGGGTCTATTCCAGAGAGCCCACTGCCTCCCCCACACTCCCTGCTGCCGATGCCAGTTCCAGTGTTACAGACGGTCTGGTTTGTGCTGCATCAGAGGTTTCTGCCAAGCGGATTCCTGTATGGGGTCCCTGCCTCTGTCATCACTCCTCGAGTGTCGTCGCCAGCGCAGCCACCACTGCACCTGATGCCACAGCCATCGCCACCTCTGTTGCTGGGTCCTGTGCGGCCGTCATCTCCGACGGTTCCACTCACGCCTCTGGCGCCGACTGCTGACCTTGACAAGGACATCACTGTGGACATACTGTCCCCATTCTGCCCTATGGCCTCTCACGAGAGGGGAGATGGCACACCAAAATGCCCCCTCACCACTTCCGCCCATACTCACTGGTACCTGCCTGCCACATGCGGCAGCAGCCACCAGTGTCAGGAGATGAAATGGATATAA